The following proteins are co-located in the Brevibacillus laterosporus DSM 25 genome:
- a CDS encoding thioredoxin family protein: MTINLHSKIGTGITMQQFMETMEKNKEEFYDWYQRFAWETDEERSQIEATVQRGGLQAFLLCAQWCGDVVRNVPVLFRVAEAVTLPVEVLVMEDHLDVMDQFLTMGGRAIPVLIICNEAGDVLGTWGPRPAHVQKIMIQFKQENPDRGAHDYKDKIMVARQEMLTQYGEDTGYQQVIVRELSDLFRQIHS, from the coding sequence ATGACGATAAATTTGCATTCAAAAATAGGAACAGGAATTACCATGCAGCAATTCATGGAAACAATGGAGAAGAATAAAGAGGAATTTTACGATTGGTATCAACGATTTGCGTGGGAAACAGATGAGGAGCGTTCACAAATTGAAGCGACTGTTCAGCGAGGAGGATTGCAAGCCTTCTTATTGTGTGCGCAATGGTGTGGAGATGTGGTTCGAAATGTGCCGGTATTGTTTCGTGTAGCAGAAGCAGTTACATTACCCGTGGAAGTATTGGTGATGGAGGATCATCTGGATGTGATGGATCAATTTCTGACAATGGGGGGGCGAGCTATTCCGGTTTTGATCATTTGCAACGAAGCAGGAGATGTGCTTGGCACATGGGGACCACGCCCAGCACATGTTCAGAAGATTATGATTCAGTTTAAACAAGAGAACCCTGACCGGGGGGCACACGATTATAAAGATAAAATCATGGTCGCTCGTCAAGAGATGCTTACCCAATATGGAGAGGATACAGGCTATCAGCAGGTCATTGTGCGAGAATTATCCGACTTATTCCGCCAGATACACTCATAA
- a CDS encoding Gfo/Idh/MocA family oxidoreductase produces the protein MTFFPSASYNVRVKIICKFLDGKKGCGVKVGVIGTGVMGKHHVRVYSSLNDHCQLVGVYDADQKRAQEVAQEYDILSFPTLDELLAQVDAVSIAVPISAHFEVGMACIRHGVHMLMEKPITATIAEADELIDRAKEAKLHLQVGHIELFNPAIAVLRSILEDEEIVAIDMHRMSPMEPRIQGIDVVLDAMLHDIYILQHLQPGSLDRMHAVGKYYQGAIKHAVALFQFDSGVIAQITASHLTEEKVRTLRVVTRQAFVQVDLLDRKVVISRSTNFYLEKQSDGYSQQNILEKVVVPGIEPLRAELLDFLQSITTKKPALVTAESGLQALRLATEITQQIKRNVSAN, from the coding sequence GTGACCTTCTTTCCATCCGCTTCATACAATGTGAGAGTTAAGATTATTTGTAAGTTTTTGGATGGAAAGAAGGGATGTGGAGTGAAGGTAGGAGTAATTGGGACCGGTGTAATGGGTAAACATCATGTACGTGTCTACTCCTCGCTCAACGACCATTGCCAATTGGTAGGCGTTTATGATGCAGATCAAAAGCGAGCACAAGAGGTCGCACAGGAATATGATATACTTTCGTTTCCTACGCTAGACGAATTATTGGCACAAGTAGACGCAGTAAGTATTGCTGTTCCCATATCTGCTCATTTTGAGGTAGGGATGGCTTGCATTCGTCATGGGGTTCATATGCTAATGGAAAAACCGATCACCGCTACGATAGCGGAAGCCGATGAGTTGATTGATCGAGCCAAAGAAGCTAAGCTTCATTTGCAGGTGGGGCATATCGAATTGTTTAATCCAGCTATTGCCGTATTACGCTCTATTTTGGAGGATGAAGAGATTGTCGCCATCGATATGCACCGCATGAGTCCAATGGAACCACGTATTCAAGGGATTGATGTGGTATTGGATGCTATGCTTCATGACATATATATTTTGCAACATTTACAACCGGGTTCATTAGACAGAATGCATGCAGTAGGTAAATATTACCAAGGAGCAATCAAGCATGCTGTAGCATTGTTTCAATTTGATTCAGGAGTTATCGCACAAATCACAGCTAGTCATTTAACAGAAGAAAAAGTGCGCACCTTACGAGTAGTAACCAGACAGGCATTTGTTCAAGTAGATCTTCTTGATAGAAAAGTGGTCATTTCCCGTTCTACTAATTTCTATTTAGAGAAACAAAGTGATGGATATAGCCAGCAGAACATTTTGGAGAAAGTGGTTGTACCAGGAATTGAGCCGTTACGCGCAGAATTATTAGATTTTTTACAAAGCATTACCACGAAAAAACCAGCTTTGGTCACAGCTGAGTCAGGTCTGCAAGCATTGCGATTGGCAACAGAAATAACTCAACAAATCAAACGAAATGTATCCGCAAATTGA
- a CDS encoding glycosyltransferase yields the protein MITISLCMIVKNEEDSLSRCLDSVKDLVDEINIIDTGSTDGTVELAKKYTDRIFHFEWIDDFSAARNFAFTKATQEYILHLDADDFLLEIDRERLRTLKETLDPAVDSVTMKYHTAFDEYDNPIMSFRRNRMVKRSNNFQWYGAVHEYLSVWGKIIDSDVAVTHKKIHQNEGYSTRNLCIYEKKLERGEEFTIRDLYYYANELRDHSFHEKAIEYYIKMLDSKQGWIEDEINACYKIAECYLALGNKEKELEYAIKAFTYDTPRAEACCRIGHIFFTRKEYLKAIFWYDLATKVKKPDTWGFFTEACWTWLPHIQLCVCYNRIGQNEKAYEHNEEVGKYRPKDPKYLFNKELLEGLMNKEDSGN from the coding sequence ATGATCACAATTAGTTTATGCATGATCGTGAAAAATGAGGAAGATAGTTTATCGAGATGCTTGGATTCTGTAAAGGATTTGGTAGATGAAATTAATATTATCGATACAGGATCGACGGATGGGACTGTAGAGCTCGCGAAGAAGTACACGGATCGGATCTTTCATTTTGAATGGATTGATGATTTCTCAGCCGCTCGTAACTTTGCCTTTACGAAAGCAACACAAGAATATATCTTGCATCTTGATGCAGATGATTTTCTTTTGGAGATCGACCGTGAACGTTTGCGAACTTTGAAGGAAACATTAGATCCTGCTGTTGACTCTGTTACGATGAAATACCACACAGCATTTGATGAGTACGATAATCCTATTATGTCCTTCCGCCGGAACCGTATGGTGAAGCGAAGTAATAATTTCCAATGGTATGGTGCTGTCCACGAGTATTTGTCTGTCTGGGGGAAAATTATCGATAGTGATGTGGCAGTTACTCATAAAAAGATTCATCAAAACGAAGGTTATTCAACACGCAATCTATGCATCTATGAAAAAAAGCTGGAGCGCGGTGAAGAATTTACCATAAGAGATTTGTATTATTACGCAAATGAGTTGCGCGATCATTCTTTTCATGAGAAAGCGATTGAATATTACATCAAAATGCTCGATTCTAAACAGGGCTGGATCGAAGATGAGATCAATGCGTGCTACAAAATCGCAGAGTGTTATCTTGCCTTAGGTAATAAAGAGAAGGAATTGGAATATGCAATCAAAGCCTTTACGTACGACACTCCGCGGGCCGAGGCTTGCTGCCGAATTGGTCATATCTTTTTCACCAGAAAGGAATATCTAAAAGCAATTTTTTGGTATGACCTAGCTACCAAGGTGAAAAAACCAGATACATGGGGATTCTTTACAGAAGCATGCTGGACGTGGCTTCCGCATATACAGTTATGTGTCTGCTACAATCGGATTGGGCAAAATGAAAAAGCCTATGAGCATAACGAAGAAGTAGGGAAGTACCGACCAAAAGATCCGAAATACCTGTTCAACAAAGAGCTACTGGAAGGCTTGATGAATAAAGAGGATTCAGGTAACTAA
- a CDS encoding CotH kinase family protein — protein sequence MDISSHDLPQVYYVTVTDEGIAYLDQHIRSDVRIDAFLSIHQKAYPVQVSYRGAHTRELAKKSYTLYFPDDNRFHGQREIHLNAEMLDPSLMRNALSFAFFELLDVLVPTTSYVVLCRNGVCEGLYLQLESVDELFLQKRQLPLGPIYYAVSGNANFSLLSPKTEEVKPRLDAGYRCKYGQEEDMKLLRELIYIINTTPRADFEEIIGRYLNVNQYLSWLVGVVCTQNFDGFIHNYALYRNTKTGLFEIIPWDYDATWGRDCNGKEMAYDFVDIDGYNTLSARLLDTSTYKRLYKDRMAETLNSWFTPDYMSPRIDYLHRLLRPYLQIDPYKKEKLNVFDAEPDYICRFIKDRNHFLKGQLDTF from the coding sequence ATGGATATTTCGTCGCACGATTTACCACAAGTCTATTATGTAACGGTCACGGACGAAGGTATTGCTTACTTGGATCAACACATAAGATCGGATGTTCGCATAGATGCTTTCCTCTCCATTCACCAGAAAGCGTACCCCGTTCAGGTTTCCTATCGAGGTGCCCATACACGCGAATTGGCAAAAAAGTCTTATACGCTCTACTTCCCTGACGACAATCGATTTCATGGACAGCGAGAAATTCATCTTAATGCAGAAATGCTGGACCCCTCTTTGATGCGAAATGCCCTGTCATTTGCCTTTTTTGAACTTCTCGATGTCTTAGTACCAACGACTTCCTATGTAGTGCTGTGCCGAAATGGAGTTTGTGAAGGTCTCTATCTCCAATTAGAATCCGTTGATGAATTATTTTTACAAAAACGTCAGCTACCACTAGGCCCGATTTACTACGCAGTCAGTGGAAACGCTAATTTTTCCTTGTTAAGTCCTAAAACCGAGGAGGTAAAACCAAGACTGGATGCAGGATATCGGTGTAAATATGGCCAAGAAGAAGATATGAAGCTCCTACGTGAATTGATTTATATCATAAATACAACACCAAGAGCTGATTTTGAAGAGATTATCGGACGATATCTCAATGTCAACCAATATTTAAGTTGGCTAGTAGGGGTTGTATGTACCCAAAATTTTGACGGTTTTATTCATAATTACGCTTTATACCGGAATACGAAGACAGGTTTATTTGAGATTATTCCATGGGATTATGATGCCACTTGGGGAAGAGATTGTAATGGAAAAGAAATGGCCTATGACTTTGTTGATATAGACGGATACAATACCTTGAGCGCTCGCCTACTAGACACTTCTACATACAAACGTCTCTATAAAGATAGGATGGCAGAAACACTAAACTCCTGGTTTACACCCGATTATATGAGCCCACGAATAGATTATCTCCATCGCCTGCTACGACCCTACCTTCAAATTGATCCGTACAAAAAAGAAAAGCTCAACGTCTTTGACGCCGAGCCTGATTATATCTGTCGTTTTATTAAAGATCGAAATCATTTTTTAAAAGGACAGCTTGATACTTTTTAA
- a CDS encoding peroxiredoxin family protein, with product MRQVFIILSLLVMGGGAIYQSEVKSNLQHAPQPTIEQSIKTEQKGMNQDKEKLKKPAAQEVSGQIEQKVNPTIALGAKAPAFELPSMGGTTYKFSGQRQKPLILNFWASWCGPCKMEAADLQKIYEKNKDNVDLYAINLTKTDDLDSVKAFVDTYKLTMPILYDQDETVAKLYQILAIPTTFIIDQNGVVTYKVMGPIEQGVFQSEIDKVIKAKK from the coding sequence ATGCGGCAGGTGTTTATCATTCTCAGTTTACTTGTTATGGGTGGAGGAGCGATTTACCAAAGCGAGGTTAAGAGTAATTTGCAGCATGCTCCTCAACCAACGATTGAACAGTCTATAAAAACTGAGCAAAAGGGAATGAATCAGGACAAAGAGAAGTTAAAAAAACCAGCAGCACAAGAGGTTTCTGGTCAGATAGAGCAAAAAGTAAACCCAACGATTGCGTTGGGAGCCAAAGCTCCTGCCTTTGAACTACCTAGCATGGGGGGAACTACTTACAAGTTTTCGGGACAAAGACAGAAGCCACTGATTCTAAACTTTTGGGCAAGCTGGTGTGGTCCATGTAAGATGGAGGCTGCAGATTTACAAAAGATATATGAGAAAAATAAAGACAACGTAGATTTATATGCTATTAATCTGACGAAAACTGATGATTTAGATTCCGTCAAAGCTTTTGTAGATACTTATAAGCTAACGATGCCTATTCTATACGATCAAGATGAGACAGTAGCAAAACTGTACCAAATCCTCGCTATCCCAACGACATTTATTATTGATCAAAATGGGGTCGTTACATATAAGGTGATGGGACCAATTGAGCAGGGCGTGTTTCAGTCTGAAATAGATAAGGTAATCAAAGCTAAAAAGTAA
- a CDS encoding cytochrome c biogenesis CcdA family protein — protein sequence MDTQITVWLALAAGFLSFISPCCLPLYPSFLSYITGVSVSEMKQGKTVFQRQALLHTLFFILGFSLVFIALGLSTSWIGSLFASKKDLIRQLGAILLIFMGLVITGVFKLDFMMKTWKKDINNRPLGYTGSILVGITYAAGWTPCVGPIMSGIITLGMVNPESALTYTLAYTLGFALPFFVMTFFISKIGWIMKYSDKLMKIGGGIMVLFGILLYFDKLTDISIYLIKIFGQPSL from the coding sequence ATGGATACGCAAATTACAGTATGGCTGGCATTAGCAGCAGGATTCCTCTCGTTTATTTCACCTTGTTGTTTGCCGTTATACCCATCCTTTTTATCTTATATTACTGGGGTTTCGGTTTCAGAGATGAAGCAAGGAAAAACTGTATTTCAGCGTCAGGCATTGTTACACACATTGTTTTTTATTCTAGGATTCTCTCTTGTATTTATCGCGCTAGGATTGTCAACATCATGGATTGGAAGCTTGTTTGCATCCAAAAAGGACTTAATTAGGCAACTGGGTGCTATTTTATTAATTTTTATGGGATTAGTAATTACAGGGGTATTTAAGCTTGATTTTATGATGAAAACATGGAAGAAGGACATAAATAATAGACCGCTTGGGTATACTGGTTCTATCTTGGTGGGAATTACCTATGCTGCTGGCTGGACTCCCTGTGTAGGGCCAATTATGTCAGGGATCATTACGCTTGGGATGGTGAATCCAGAGAGTGCCCTTACTTATACACTTGCTTATACGTTAGGGTTTGCCCTGCCATTCTTCGTGATGACGTTCTTCATTAGTAAGATAGGATGGATCATGAAATACTCGGATAAATTGATGAAAATTGGCGGAGGAATCATGGTTCTGTTCGGGATTTTGTTGTATTTTGATAAGCTTACAGATATCTCCATCTACTTAATTAAAATTTTTGGACAGCCTAGTTTATAA
- a CDS encoding aromatic amino acid hydroxylase: protein MSQIESDFSLVNIPIHLKQFVVDQDYDKYTPIDQAVWRYVMRQNYNFLGKRAHTAYLEGLQASGISIEKIPNIREMNRCLSEIGWGAVSIDGFIPAVAFFDFQAHNILPIACDIRTYDHVAYTPAPDIIHEAAGHAPIIKDEKYREYLKIFGAIGSKAISSRADYELYEAIRYLSIVKEDINATEEQVLAAEEELVKKTAAVTEVSEATQLSRLYWWTVEYGLIGDVNNLQIYGAGLLSSVGESMSCLTDGVKKIPFSLDACIETDFDITKPQPQLFVCCDFDQLIEAVLEMKERMALHLGGTESLHKAVNSGQTTTSVYSSGLQVSGTLHHTISDEQGEAIYLATEGPTSLALQDIELVGHDKSYHSHGFSSPIGKIKGIEKPLENWTDAELEAYGLVVGKKTVVCFASGVEVVGRVSYIDRKQDKVVLIGFDECTVRYQERVLFQAEWGIYDMAVGAEIISVYAGVADREKFQSGTHQPSETQTRRPIYTKEQKRQQQLYQIVRNLRTEEGAEEELPESLQAIRQELDASYPNDWLLRLEILEMMLRHHFPEADCQRLNSEIKTIGDTDHELAILIANGLSLLENR, encoded by the coding sequence ATGAGTCAAATTGAATCTGATTTTTCATTGGTCAACATACCTATTCATTTAAAGCAATTTGTTGTCGACCAGGATTATGACAAGTATACACCGATAGATCAAGCAGTTTGGCGATACGTTATGCGTCAAAATTATAATTTTCTAGGCAAAAGAGCCCATACCGCGTACTTGGAAGGCTTACAAGCATCTGGTATCAGTATTGAAAAAATACCGAATATTCGGGAAATGAACCGATGCCTATCGGAAATTGGGTGGGGAGCAGTAAGTATTGACGGTTTTATACCAGCGGTAGCCTTCTTTGACTTCCAGGCTCATAATATCCTCCCAATCGCTTGCGACATTCGTACTTACGATCATGTGGCTTATACACCTGCACCTGATATCATTCATGAAGCAGCCGGGCATGCACCGATCATTAAAGATGAAAAATATCGTGAATATCTCAAAATCTTTGGAGCAATTGGTTCCAAAGCCATCTCATCAAGAGCAGATTATGAATTATATGAAGCCATCCGCTATTTATCGATCGTAAAAGAGGATATCAATGCAACTGAGGAACAAGTGCTTGCAGCAGAAGAAGAACTAGTTAAGAAAACAGCGGCGGTCACGGAGGTTTCGGAAGCTACTCAATTATCCCGTCTCTACTGGTGGACAGTCGAATACGGTTTAATTGGAGATGTTAATAATCTGCAAATCTATGGAGCTGGGTTATTGTCCTCTGTTGGGGAAAGCATGAGTTGCTTAACAGATGGAGTTAAAAAAATCCCATTTTCACTCGATGCGTGTATTGAAACTGATTTTGATATCACCAAACCTCAGCCTCAATTGTTTGTTTGTTGTGATTTTGATCAGTTAATTGAAGCCGTACTTGAAATGAAAGAGAGAATGGCGTTGCATCTTGGTGGCACGGAAAGTTTGCATAAGGCGGTTAATAGTGGTCAAACCACCACCAGCGTGTACAGCTCTGGTCTACAAGTAAGCGGCACCCTGCATCATACTATCTCGGATGAACAGGGGGAAGCCATTTATTTAGCAACAGAAGGACCTACTTCCCTTGCGCTCCAGGATATCGAGTTGGTTGGGCATGATAAATCCTATCATAGTCATGGCTTTTCTTCTCCAATTGGTAAAATAAAAGGGATCGAGAAGCCATTAGAAAATTGGACTGATGCAGAGCTTGAGGCCTATGGTTTAGTTGTAGGTAAAAAAACGGTGGTCTGTTTTGCTTCTGGAGTTGAAGTTGTAGGGCGTGTTTCCTATATTGATCGAAAGCAGGATAAAGTGGTGTTAATTGGGTTCGATGAATGTACCGTACGCTATCAAGAGCGTGTATTGTTCCAAGCTGAATGGGGTATCTATGATATGGCAGTGGGAGCTGAGATCATCTCTGTCTATGCAGGAGTCGCTGATCGTGAAAAATTTCAATCAGGTACACATCAACCCTCAGAGACACAAACCCGTCGTCCCATCTACACAAAGGAGCAAAAAAGACAGCAACAATTATATCAAATTGTTCGTAATTTGCGGACAGAAGAAGGGGCTGAAGAGGAACTACCAGAGAGTTTGCAAGCGATTAGGCAAGAACTAGATGCCTCTTATCCGAACGATTGGCTACTGAGATTAGAAATTCTGGAAATGATGTTGCGTCATCATTTTCCAGAGGCGGACTGCCAGCGACTGAACTCCGAAATAAAGACAATTGGTGACACTGATCATGAATTAGCTATTTTAATTGCGAACGGACTATCATTACTGGAAAATAGGTAA
- a CDS encoding ABC transporter permease, with protein MVCYELPGKVAIVVLFTFFPIVVSTYDGLLITDTEQRNYFRMIGANRWQIFCKLEVPSALPSLMDAKGQPFGSQDTAQWQQVINWMAAKKLIPKTFSAQEILPVAK; from the coding sequence GTGGTTTGCTATGAGCTACCGGGAAAAGTAGCAATTGTCGTACTGTTCACCTTTTTTCCAATCGTAGTAAGCACGTATGACGGATTGCTTATTACGGATACCGAACAGCGTAACTATTTTCGCATGATTGGAGCAAACCGTTGGCAAATTTTTTGCAAATTAGAGGTGCCTAGTGCGTTGCCTTCCTTGATGGATGCTAAGGGCCAACCTTTTGGGAGCCAGGATACAGCCCAATGGCAACAGGTCATTAATTGGATGGCAGCTAAGAAGCTGATTCCAAAGACTTTCTCAGCCCAGGAGATTCTTCCTGTAGCAAAATGA
- a CDS encoding ABC transporter permease — MGYGLFGTDMAVIQRQGGQKIKKKVWQKNWNVGWFFASLCTFLLLWEGGCRLLELPRFILPPPSVIAVAFWEIRSQLLTIHLWITLQEALVGLVISIFVGTGIAICMHLHEGVKKVVYPHVIISQTIPILALSPVFMMWFAMSYREK; from the coding sequence TTGGGATATGGCTTATTTGGAACAGATATGGCCGTAATACAAAGGCAAGGTGGTCAAAAGATCAAAAAAAAGGTCTGGCAAAAGAACTGGAATGTGGGATGGTTTTTCGCTTCCTTATGCACTTTCCTCTTGTTATGGGAAGGCGGGTGTCGCTTACTTGAGCTACCTAGATTCATCTTACCACCACCTTCTGTTATTGCTGTTGCTTTCTGGGAGATACGCAGTCAGCTGTTGACTATACATCTGTGGATTACGTTACAGGAAGCGTTGGTAGGCCTAGTAATCTCGATATTCGTAGGAACGGGAATTGCCATATGTATGCATCTACATGAGGGAGTGAAAAAGGTAGTGTACCCTCATGTTATTATCTCGCAAACCATTCCTATTTTGGCTCTCTCGCCCGTTTTTATGATGTGGTTTGCTATGAGCTACCGGGAAAAGTAG
- the tenA gene encoding thiaminase II gives MSTREIEVASFTELLYTEAKPIWEKTHLHPFITGIANGNLPGSAFIHYMKQDYLFLQEYAKLFAIASVKANRIDWSGRFAQLMTSTLQEEMSLHRGYAQRLGISHNELETAEPSFVMLAYTSYMLQIAHQGSLGEVVSALLPCMWSYQEIGKRLAQKSGVIDHPKYGEWVRMYSSDEFAVSTDWLKGVLDEIARDSNEQELARMKQHFIATCKMEYLFWDMAYLEQIWP, from the coding sequence ATGAGTACGCGAGAAATAGAAGTAGCTTCTTTTACAGAGCTTTTATACACAGAAGCCAAGCCGATTTGGGAAAAGACACATCTTCACCCTTTCATTACTGGCATTGCTAATGGTAATCTACCGGGCTCTGCGTTTATCCACTACATGAAGCAGGATTATCTCTTTTTACAGGAATATGCAAAACTGTTCGCGATCGCGAGCGTGAAGGCCAATCGGATCGACTGGAGCGGTCGATTTGCTCAGCTCATGACATCAACATTACAAGAGGAGATGTCCTTGCATCGCGGATATGCTCAACGACTAGGCATTTCCCACAATGAATTAGAAACGGCAGAACCGTCATTCGTCATGCTTGCCTATACAAGCTATATGCTACAGATAGCTCATCAAGGAAGCTTGGGAGAAGTAGTGAGTGCCTTGCTTCCGTGCATGTGGAGCTACCAAGAAATCGGTAAAAGATTAGCGCAAAAATCGGGAGTAATCGATCATCCGAAATATGGAGAGTGGGTGCGGATGTATAGCTCGGATGAATTTGCTGTCTCGACAGACTGGCTCAAAGGTGTACTTGATGAGATTGCCCGTGACAGTAACGAACAGGAGCTTGCTCGAATGAAACAACATTTTATCGCCACATGCAAAATGGAGTATTTGTTTTGGGATATGGCTTATTTGGAACAGATATGGCCGTAA
- a CDS encoding thiazole synthase: MTDTTLRIGQYEFTSRFLIGTGKFRDLEIQRAAVTISEAQIITFAVRRLNLEKVNEPTFLESLDLSAYTLLPNTAGATTAEEAVRIARLAKASGLCDMIKVEVIADQKTLLPDPIETLRASALLVEEGFTVLTYTNDDPILARKLQEVGVHAVMPGASPIGSGQGILNPLHLSIMMEEATVPIIVDAGIGSPSDATQAMELGADGVLLNTAVALANDPVRMAEAMKLGIQAGRKGFLAGRIPRKRYASASSPKEGMLT, encoded by the coding sequence ATGACAGATACAACTTTACGAATTGGACAGTATGAATTTACCTCACGTTTTTTAATTGGTACGGGGAAATTTCGTGATTTGGAAATTCAGCGAGCAGCAGTGACGATCTCTGAAGCACAAATTATTACTTTTGCAGTTCGTCGATTAAATTTGGAGAAAGTAAATGAGCCCACTTTTTTAGAATCCCTTGACCTCTCAGCGTATACACTGCTTCCCAATACGGCAGGAGCAACAACCGCAGAGGAGGCAGTACGCATTGCGCGTTTAGCAAAAGCAAGTGGCTTATGCGACATGATTAAAGTAGAAGTAATTGCAGACCAAAAAACATTATTGCCAGACCCAATAGAAACCCTGCGAGCATCTGCTTTATTGGTGGAAGAAGGTTTCACTGTCTTAACCTACACCAATGATGATCCTATTCTCGCGCGGAAATTACAAGAAGTAGGAGTTCATGCCGTAATGCCAGGTGCATCACCGATTGGCTCTGGCCAAGGTATTCTTAATCCCTTGCATCTTAGCATCATGATGGAAGAGGCGACAGTTCCTATCATTGTAGATGCTGGAATTGGTTCACCATCAGATGCGACCCAAGCGATGGAGCTAGGAGCTGACGGCGTATTATTAAATACAGCAGTAGCGTTAGCAAACGACCCTGTACGAATGGCTGAAGCGATGAAGCTAGGAATTCAGGCTGGCCGCAAAGGTTTTTTAGCAGGTCGCATTCCCCGTAAACGCTATGCTTCTGCCAGCAGTCCGAAAGAAGGCATGTTGACATGA
- the thiS gene encoding sulfur carrier protein ThiS produces the protein MNSLMNQQDILSGSCSYPFLFSIQWTKRLKKDEEEKHSRIKTRWIPLQANTVQIQVNGKTTSIEKNSTVEQLLIHYGLEQRIVVVEHNQIILDRSSYAQTTIMDDDRIEIVHFVGGG, from the coding sequence GTGAACAGCTTGATGAATCAGCAGGATATTTTATCCGGTAGTTGTTCCTATCCATTCCTTTTTTCAATTCAGTGGACCAAACGATTGAAAAAGGATGAAGAGGAAAAACATTCACGAATTAAAACGAGGTGGATACCCTTGCAAGCTAACACTGTACAGATTCAAGTTAATGGGAAAACAACTAGTATAGAGAAAAATTCAACTGTGGAACAATTGCTTATTCATTATGGATTGGAGCAAAGAATTGTGGTAGTTGAACACAATCAGATCATCCTTGATCGTTCCAGCTATGCCCAAACAACCATTATGGATGACGATCGAATAGAAATCGTTCATTTTGTTGGAGGAGGATAA
- a CDS encoding thiamine phosphate synthase → MRARSLHLITTGCQTLGETLPIIQKAEQAGVDYLHIREKQRTAREIEEWIKLLSDVFPRERIIVNDRVDLAIAYHCGGVQLGQHSMRASLASRILSLDQLLGCSIHNEQECLSVQADLQQTSDQHGSSSGNVFCPRRTPIFVLAGHVYVTECKPGVEARGLAFVTRMRKLLASNISLIGIGGITPQRVKEVIEAGADGIAVMSGIMRSTQPQNRIKEYREQLDESAGYFIR, encoded by the coding sequence TTGCGAGCACGATCACTTCATCTCATTACCACAGGGTGCCAAACGCTCGGAGAAACGTTGCCTATTATTCAGAAGGCAGAGCAGGCAGGAGTTGATTATCTACACATCAGGGAAAAACAGCGCACAGCACGTGAAATAGAAGAATGGATCAAACTCCTGTCGGATGTATTTCCAAGGGAACGAATCATCGTGAATGATCGTGTCGATTTAGCAATTGCTTATCATTGTGGCGGTGTTCAGCTAGGACAGCATAGCATGAGGGCCAGCTTGGCAAGTCGCATACTGTCCTTAGATCAATTGCTGGGGTGTTCGATTCATAACGAACAAGAATGTTTGTCTGTACAGGCGGATTTACAGCAAACTTCTGACCAGCATGGTTCATCGTCAGGGAATGTCTTCTGCCCAAGACGTACTCCAATCTTTGTTTTAGCAGGTCATGTCTATGTAACAGAATGCAAGCCCGGTGTAGAAGCGCGTGGTCTTGCTTTTGTAACACGAATGAGAAAACTGCTAGCTTCTAACATATCACTGATCGGGATAGGCGGAATAACTCCTCAGCGTGTAAAGGAAGTAATAGAAGCTGGAGCGGATGGCATCGCTGTTATGTCGGGTATCATGCGGTCAACACAACCACAAAACAGGATAAAAGAGTATCGTGAACAGCTTGATGAATCAGCAGGATATTTTATCCGGTAG
- a CDS encoding GNAT family protein, producing MKVTHEGALSFAKKLLLQMYSTLGATYEGTLRKHMRLANSYVRDTVMFSIIDSEWPQVKDKLAIMLQRP from the coding sequence GTGAAAGTTACACATGAAGGTGCACTATCCTTCGCTAAAAAGCTCCTTCTGCAAATGTACAGTACTCTAGGTGCCACCTATGAGGGAACGCTACGCAAGCATATGCGTCTGGCCAATAGCTATGTCCGTGATACTGTTATGTTTTCCATTATTGATTCAGAATGGCCTCAAGTAAAAGATAAGCTAGCCATTATGTTGCAACGCCCATAG